A genomic segment from Bombus huntii isolate Logan2020A chromosome 13, iyBomHunt1.1, whole genome shotgun sequence encodes:
- the LOC126872631 gene encoding uncharacterized protein LOC126872631, whose translation MTQVLTGHGVFGEFLNRIRRETTDICHQCGEGRDTAQHTLELCPAWELPRYTLRHAIGETLTPSAIVEAMLRGSQEYEAVRLFCERVMLAKKRAERERKKNSHPCRIRRWRRMTIRRPRAAPPPPQRTTTRRSDSTRGNDLPLTPTQ comes from the coding sequence ATGACACAAGTACTTACCGGACACGGCGTGTTCGGCGAGTTCCTGAATAGAATAAGGCGAGAGACGACAGACATCTGCCACCAATGCGGAGAGGGCAGGGACACAGCGCAGCACACCCTGGAGCTGTGTCCGGCGTGGGAGCTGCCCCGCTACACTCTGCGGCACGCCATAGGAGAAACGTTGACCCCCTCAGCGATTGTAGAAGCGATGTTGAGAGGGTCACAGGAATACGAGGCCGTCCGCCTCTTCTGCGAGCGAGTTATGCTCGCGAAGAAGCGAGcggaaagggaaagaaagaaaaactctCACCCCTGCAGGATAAGACGATGGAGAAGGATGACAATCAGACGACCCAGAGCCGCCCCGCCACCACCCCAACGGACTACGACCAGAAGAAGTGACAGCACTAGGGGCAACGACCTCCCCCTAACACCTACTCAATAG
- the LOC126872630 gene encoding uncharacterized protein LOC126872630 encodes MAKEKEIEENARGRRETELAAETPHVSTRSMTKAMPPKEGPSRFTLDKEGIWTEETTEEEETPAREAPRAKRKKANESPELPADPAEEMRTATTADIGAELIRRAAEVAKAAEAPRGHKGTQGKTLKEAARTITAGVTEIVRRTDPVTDALAIAQGRIATLEAAVEALRKEPASRPTADESSYRARLAAVEHLVEEMRSLLHRLEEQLQGTEKGEGKEVAPAANTRGMEPGAPSAPAPKGGRTAVTEWQTVGRKRRGKKKEAGKKQPAKLIPETGAESQRKTPESGLENARRGGGRGPLPRAPRTSAVTTTLTDKSSQSYAEVLAAAKDSVSLTELGIGVILEVPEDQGREKAAALAAQLTRALDPNEVRVATPFRAAEARVSLIDTAATKAEIQNTLARESGCKPEDIRLGEIRSARNGLGTVCIRGPASAVRKLAQAGKVAIGWSTAKVEAVERRPLQCYRCLGRGHTGKTCTAKEDKGHLCFRCGEPGYQARACTTASQKCLLCEALGAPSVHRMGGPACAPSKKGTKGAARGSTAARGSEKGSPSQSDPKPANKEVGTEEATNKERTPRN; translated from the coding sequence ATGGCGAAAGAGAAGGAGATAGAGGAAAACGCTAGGGGACGGAGGGAAACGGAACTGGCTGCGGAGACGCCGCACGTTAGCACCAGGAGTATGACGAAGGCGATGCCGCCAAAGGAGGGACCCTCCCGCTTCACGCTGGACAAGGAAGGAATATGGACTGAGGAAACAACAGAGGAGGAGGAAACCCCCGCCAGAGAAGCACCCcgagcgaagagaaagaaggccAACGAATCCCCCGAACTCCCCGCGGACCCGGCTGAAGAAATGAGAACAGCCACAACGGCGGACATAGGAGCCGAACTGATTCGCCGGGCCGCCGAGGTGGCCAAGGCTGCCGAGGCACCCCGCGGCCACAAGGGCACGCAGGGGAAAACCCTGAAGGAGGCGGCGAGAACCATCACCGCGGGCGTGACAGAGATAGTGAGGAGAACGGACCCTGTCACCGACGCACTCGCTATAGCGCAAGGACGCATAGCAACACTGGAGGCGGCGGTAGAGGCACTCCGAAAAGAGCCTGCCTCGCGCCCCACCGCGGATGAGAGCAGCTACAGGGCGCGTCTCGCTGCAGTCGAGCACCTTGTAGAGGAGATGAGATCCTTGCTGCACCGACTGGAGGAACAACTGCAGGGAacagaaaaaggagaaggaaagGAGGTCGCCCCTGCCGCGAACACGAGAGGGATGGAGCCTGGAGCCCCAAGCGCCCCAGCGCCCAAGGGAGGCCGAACGGCTGTCACCGAATGGCAGACCGTcggaaggaaaagaagaggaaagaagaaggaggcaGGGAAGAAGCAGCCGGCGAAGCTGATCCCCGAGACAGGGGCGGAGAGCCAGAGGAAAACTCCGGAGAGTGGATTGGAGAACGCACGAAGAGGGGGAGGCAGGGGGCCCCTCCCGCGCGCACCGCGAACGTCAGCGGTAACAACCACCCTGACGGACAAATCGAGCCAATCCTACGCGGAGGTGTTGGCTGCGGCCAAGGACAGTGTCTCCCTGACCGAGCTCGGCATCGGTGTCATCTTAGAGGTCCCTGAGGACCAGGGAAGGGAGAAGGCCGCAGCGCTCGCAGCACAGCTGACGCGGGCTCTGGACCCGAACGAGGTCCGCGTGGCGACCCCCTTCCGAGCCGCGGAGGCAAGGGTGTCCCTGATAGACACAGCGGCCACCAAGGCGGAAATCCAGAACACCCTGGCGAGGGAGAGCGGCTGCAAGCCGGAGGACATCCGGCTGGGAGAAATCCGCTCCGCCCGGAACGGACTTGGCACCGTATGTATACGAGGCCCTGCCAGTGCAGTGAGGAAACTGGCCCAGGCTGGAAAGGTCGCCATAGGCTGGTCGACGGCAAAGGTCGAAGCCGTCGAACGGAGACCGTTACAGTGCTACAGGTGCCTTGGGAGAGGACACACGGGGAAGACCTGCACCGCCAAGGAAGACAAGGGGCACCTGTGCTTCAGATGCGGCGAACCAGGGTACCAGGCGAGAGCATGCACTACTGCGAGCCAGAAATGTCTGCTCTGCGAGGCGCTTGGAGCACCGTCGGTGCACAGGATGGGGGGACCGGCCTGCGCCCCCTCGAAGAAAGGAACGAAAGGAGCCGCCCGCGGATCCACGGCTGCAAGAGGCAGCGAGAAAGGCTCCCCGTCGCAAAGCGACCCTAAGCCCGCGAACAAGGAGGTAGGCACGGAGGAAGCCACAAACAAGGAAAGGACACCAAGGAACTGA